The DNA region CGCATTACGATCCGGCGGAGCTGCGCGCGGCGGTGGGCTATCTTCCGCAGGAGCCTGAACTCTTCACCGGTACTTTCCGGGAGAACCTCGTGATCGGGCGCCCGCGTGCAACAGAGGCGGAGATCGCGCGGGCGCTGCGCCTCGCAGCCATGGACGAGTTTGTCGCGAAAGCGCCGGAGGGGCTCAATCTCTTCCTCGGCGAACGCGGCGCACGCCTTTCTGGCGGACAGCGTCAGGGGCTTGCCTTGGCGCGGCTTCTTCTCCGCCGTCCCCGCCTCCTTTTCCTCGACGAGCCCACGAGCGCCATGGACCGGGACATGGAGGCGAGCCTCGCGCGCAACCTCGGGGAGCTGGTGCGCGAAGGAACGGGGCTGATCCTCTGCACCCACCGCCCGTCGCTCGCCGACGTCGCGCCCCGTGTCGTGGTCCTTGAGCAGGGCCAAAAGATCCTCGATGGGCCGCGCGAGGCGGTCTATGCCAAGCTGCGAAAGGCCGCGGGCGAGACGCCGGGCATCAAGGCGGTGACCTGATGTTTGGCCCGCCGATCGAAGAGGATTTCATCAACGACCCGGTCGGTGTGCGTACGGGCGGCTTGGGGCTTTTCTGGGTTGTCGCGGTTATCCTCGGGGGGCTGGCTGGCTTTGGCCTCTGGGCCTCCCAGTACGAGATCGAGGAGGTGACACGCGGCACGGGACGGGTCGTGCCCTCGAGCGAGCTGCAGGTCATCCAGAGCCTCGAGGGCGGCATCGTCGCGGGCCTCGATGTGCGCTCCGGCGACGTTGTCGAGGCCGGGGACGTGCTCATGCGCATAGATGATGTGGGCGCCGATGCCCGGCGCGGAGAGCTCCTGGAGCGCGAGGCCGCGCTCCTGGCAGAACAGGCCCGCGTGGTGGCCGAGGCGGAACGTGCTGACGCCCTCACGTTTCCCGCGGGGCTCGAGGCGCGGGTGCCGGGCCCGGTGGCGGCCGAGCGCGCGGTGTTCCTGTCTCGCCGGTCGCAGCTCTCTGCCGAGCTGGCGATCCTCGAGGATCAGCTCGCCGGCCGGATGGCCGCCCGCGAGGAACTCGCGGCGACCGAGGCCAAGCTCGAGGGGCAGTTGGTACCACTCCGGGAGGAACTGGAGCTCTCCGAGCGGCTGGCGGAGACCGGCGCCTTGCCGCGCATAGAGTTGCTGCGATTGCGCGGGCGCGTCTCCGAGATCGACGGGGAGGCGCAGGTCATGGCGGCGCGGCTCCCCGCGCAGGATGCCGCGATCCGCGAAACGGAGAGCCGGATCGCCGCGGCCCAATCGGCCTACTCGCTCGAAGCGCAGGAGCGCGCGGCACGGATCCAGGTGGAGCTGGCGGTTGTGCGCGAGGAACTGCGCGCCGCGGAAGACCGTGTCACGCGGACCAGCCTGCGCGCACCGGTGGCGGGGACGGTCAACCGCGT from Pseudomonadota bacterium includes:
- a CDS encoding HlyD family type I secretion periplasmic adaptor subunit, translating into MFGPPIEEDFINDPVGVRTGGLGLFWVVAVILGGLAGFGLWASQYEIEEVTRGTGRVVPSSELQVIQSLEGGIVAGLDVRSGDVVEAGDVLMRIDDVGADARRGELLEREAALLAEQARVVAEAERADALTFPAGLEARVPGPVAAERAVFLSRRSQLSAELAILEDQLAGRMAAREELAATEAKLEGQLVPLREELELSERLAETGALPRIELLRLRGRVSEIDGEAQVMAARLPAQDAAIRETESRIAAAQSAYSLEAQERAARIQVELAVVREELRAAEDRVTRTSLRAPVAGTVNRVNVTTVGAVVQPGAPVMEIVPSDDRLLIEAEIRPEDVSFLRPGDPASVKITAYDFLVYGSLAGEVLRVGADTVTDRDGRAFFQVEIETERTALTGPGGEALPISPGMVAQVDIQTGSRTVMSYLLRPIDRARAEALRER